The genomic DNA GTCGACAACATTGTCGCCATTGGTATCCCAGAATCGTCTAAGGACCTGCCCTTCTGGACCAAACACGACCCAGCCAGAATTTTTCCCCTGACGTTCGACCTCAACCTTGCACGCGGCATAGTCAGCTTTTTCAACCAGTTCATAGGGAACATCCTGCTGAGTTGGTCGAAACGATAACGCCAAATCGGCCGTTGGGGCATCAGCTGCGAATGCCATTGTGGAGCATGCTAAAGTGCATCCCATTCCACTGATGAATGAGCAAATATTACGGCTAACCAAAGAACGCATTCTAAGATCCTTCTCTTACAGAAATTTCCAGCAATTCTGTTTCAATATCTTGCGGTAACGACAGATTCTCTCCATTTTCCGATATCCTATGCAAAATAGGGCATTCAGGTCACGATCAATTTCTCCAGAAGTTCAAATAAGCTGTGGCTGATACGTAAGGCGTGAATTTTGATCTGAGTTCTGAATTGACTATCATTGACTAATTGAACCTGCCAGTCAGACTTTGCCTGACAATTATCTACAACTTGATGACATGAAAAATTGAATAACCATGCTGAAATTGCAACCTGTTCCCGAAGACAAAGCGGATGGAAAAGTCGGTCAAACATACGAACGCCTGCACGACCTTCTCGGACCGGATCCGCTTCCCGAACCTTTTCTCATCATGGGAAATGTCGAAGCGTTTTTGCGAGACTATTACATGAATTTCAAAAAGTTTGTCTACTCTGCTGGCAAACTGGATGAGAAATCCAAAGCCGCCATTGCCCTGGTGACGGCAATTCATGCCCATAGCGAGGTTTGGTTTCAGTATTTTCGACAGCGGTGTCTCGATTTGGGCTGGGAGGAATCACAGTTGGCTGAGTTGGCTGCGATCTCGACCACAAATTACATGTACAATACATTCTTCAAATTTCGTGAACTTTCCGGGACCGATAAATTTGAAGGATTACCGGTCGGACTGCGAGCACATACATTTCACGGAACCAGTCTGGACGACAAGATGGTCGAACTGATCAACCTCGTGATCAGCGATTTGAATGCCTGCAAGCCTTGCGTGAGTGGGCATGTCTCCAAAGCCGAGAATCTCGGACTTTCTTCGGAGGAAATGCTTGAAGCGATTCAGTGTGCGGCCACTGTTTATGCAGGTGCTCAGTTTATTAGTGCAGCGAGTTAATCGATATTTGCTTCTGAAAAAACGTCCGTGTGTGCCAGTCTCTGTTAATCAAAACAGTTGGTTGAGTTATGCATTTCGATAACTTAATCTATGAAGAATCCCTGTTCCCATTGAACACTGAATTTCAGTTTCATGACGAATAGGCGATGATCAGTGGGCTTATCTTAGAGAGCGTCGCCGTCACCCGAGAGAGTCTGACTGAGGTCTTCATAGTTTCGTAAATCAGACCTCTCAACAGGTTGGAGTATTTGCATTTAGCCAACTATGATCAGTGTCATTATCTCTTATTACGATCGTTATGAGATAAATCATCTGCATCGTTTGTTAGCGGACATGGAAAGATTTCCTGCTGGTTTACCATTTCGGCTTCTTATCGTGGTCAACTCTACGGATGTAGTGCATCCTTCACTGAATTCACTTCCTACATCTTTCAATTACGAAGTGATTCGACGTGAAAATAGAGGATATAACATCGGTGCCTGGGAAGAGGGATGGCGATATCAAAAGGATGAAGCTTATCTCTTTATGCAGCATGAGTGCCGGATACTACGTTCCGGATGGTTGAAAGCATTTGATCAAGTTTCACAGCGACCAGCTGTCGGTCTTATTGGAGAATCGCTTGCACAGGATTGGGATCAGCCTTGGGAATCGATCGCTGAAGAGATCAGATTTTATGAAATGCATGAACACGAAATTGCAGGGAAACCAATCAAAGATCGTGTGGCCTGCTACCAGCATCATTTAAAAAGCTGGCAAATCGACCCACTCAATAATGCAGGCCATTTACAGAGTCTGGTTTTGTATGCAAAACACAAGATCCTGAAGGAGATCGATGGGTTCCCCATTGGAAATAATTATGGCGAAGCGATCGCGTCAGAAATTGGGATCTCTAAGAAAGTGGAAGCGATGGGGTATCAAATCACGCAAGTCCACAAAAAGCCTTTTCGCTATATCTCTCATCCCCAGTGGATCCAGGACTCGAATCCATCACTCTGGAATCTGCTGGTAAATCTACCTGCCAGATTCACTTAACGCTGAGTTCATCGCAAAAATCTACTCAACATTGCTTCGTCATCATGAGTGATCATTTCGATCAGAGTGGAATGAGGACTTAACCCCAATTCCGTTAAAAGTCGAACTCACTTCTTCCGATAAGAACTCTCCAAAACGATCTCAAGGCTCGTGTCATTTTCTTCTGAATAGTACGAATCTTTTTCATTTTGATATTCCCGAGGTTAACTGACCATCAACATTCTGGCATATTGCCCTTAATTGAATGACATTGATTTACAATTCAGATCGATTGAAAACCTTATCAGTTGACTCGACAGAAAATAAGCCGTTAATCAAGTATGAATCTCTTTGGAATTACATTCGTTTTACGTGAAAGAATGAATTCAAACCATAAGTCTGAAAATAGCGCATAAACCGTTATAATCAATGTACCGATACCAGCAGGTTATTCCGCATAAGCCGAATTCCTGTCAGGATCGATATTGCCAAAATTGACAGACTTCCTTTCCGGAATATGTTGGTACAATGCGCAGGGGTTCGGCGATCAGTCATTGTTTGATTCGAACCGATGACCGTGAATCAATTTGTTTTCTTTCCGCTCTAACAGGTGCGCTCATGCCACGATCTCTGAGTCTGTTTTGCTGGTTGCTTTTAGGTTTCATATCATGCAGCATCGTGTCAGAACGAGTGCAGGCCGAAGAACGTCCGAATGTTTTATTCATTGCAGTTGATGATCTGCGTCCAGAGATTCACAACTACGGCATCAATAAAATGGTCACGCCGAATTTCGATCGCCTGGCTGCACAGGGTGTTCAGTTTAATCGTGCGTATTGCAATATCGCGGTCTGCGGAGCTTCGCGAGCCAGTCTGATGTCCGGACTGCGTCCAACCCCCAAACGATTTACTTCTTATCTGACACGGATCGACAAAGATGCCCCCGAGGTGACTTCACTTCCCAAGCTGTTTAAAGATCAGGGATATACAACGATCAGCAACGGTAAAATCTACCATCACAAAAACGACGATCCAACGGCCTGGAGTGAACCGGCGTGGCGAGGAAAGAAATCGAGCTTGTGGTGGGTTATGGCAGAAAACCAACCCGAACCGGGATCTAATAAACGCGGCCCTGCTTTTGAAGCGGCTGTCGAACTGGATGAAAATTATCCCGATGCGATCACCTGTGAAAAAACGATTCAAGACTTAAAACGACTGGCAAAAAAAGAGGAGCCGTTCTTTCTGGCGTGTGGATTTTATCGCCCCCATCTCCCATTTGTCGCTCCTCAGAAGTACTGGGATCTTTATCCGGAAGATGAAGTGATCCTTCCCGATAACATGTATTTTCCCCACGACTTATCACAAGCATTTCAGTATCGATGGGGAGAAATGCGGTCCTATCGTGGTATCCCTCCCCAAGGGCCAGTTACTGAAGTGACGGCTCGAAACTTGATTCGAGGCTACCATGCCTGCGTCAGTTTTATCGATGCTCAACTGGGGCGTCTGCTCGATGAACTCGATCAGTTAGGAATTGCAGATAACACGATTGTCGTGCTGTGGGGAGATCATGGCTGGCAACTGGGCGAGCATGGTTTCTGGTGCAAACACACAAATTTCGAAGTGGCGACACGCACCCCGCTCTACATCGCCGGGCCGGGAATTGAAGGTGGCCGTGCGTGTGAAAAGCTCGTCGAGTTTGTCGACATCTACCCAACTTTGTGCGAGTTAGCAAAGATTGACAAGCCTGAGCACCTGCAGGGAAAAAGCATGCAGGTGCTTCTTAATGATGTGAATGCTGAATTCAAAGAAGCGGTTTATACAAGACATGGCGGTGGAGATGCCGTCCGCACTTCTGATTTTCGTTATATGGAAATTCGCACCAAAAACGGAGCCGGTGACTATCTGGGAGAGGGACTCTTCGATCTGAAAAATGACCCTGCTGAAAATTACGATTTCAGTATCAACCCGAATTTTGCGGAAACGCGGGAGAGCCTGAAAGAGATGCTGAAACAGCACAAAGCCAGTGTCGAATAGAAATCACAACGCCTGGCAAACTTGATCATGTGAAAAATAATTCAGGGTGGCGGGGGCGCTCCGTTTCAGCGGAAGCCCCCGATAATTCCGATTCGGGGGCTTCTCTTCGAGAGCGCCCCCGCCACCCTGGTTTTTATCAAATTCGTGAAGGGTTAAGTTTTTGAGTAGTATCAGGTGTTCTTACTTTTCCCGATACTCAGGCGTGTGTCTGTTCTGAGATTGCGGAAACGTATTCCATTCGACGACATTGGTTTCCTGAGCCGTTTTTTGCCACTGGGTTGCAAGTTCAGAGACAATTTTTCGATGCGTTTCTGCGACATCATGCAATTCACTGCGGTCTTCTTTGAGATTGTAGAGTGACCACGGTTCTTGTCGTCTGGCGACCAGTTTCCAGTCTCCTTTGCGGATCGCTTTGTGTCCTTGATGCTCCCAGAATAAAAATTCACGATCCGGGATTTCCTGATTTTCGAACGAGGCTGACAGGCTGACTCCGGGCAGTGATTGAGTTGATTGGTCAGCATATTCTTGAGGGTACTCGGCCCCGGCAACATCGCAAATTGTGGGAAGCAGGTCTATCACATGACCAATGCTTGCATTTTGAGTGCCAGGGAACTTGACACCATTAGGCCAATGGACAATCAGCGGCGTGGCAATGCCTCCTTCATAGGTCCACATTTTATGTTCGCGGAAGGGAGTATTGGCCGCATTCGACCAGCCGACTTCGAGGCAGCGATACGATTCACGCGAACCGGGAGCAGCGCCAGGTTGGTGACCATCACCCCGAACGATGTATTCTGCGCTGGAACCATTATCTGACAGAACGAAGATCAGGGTATTTTGAAAAGCGTTCATTTCTTTGAGCTGATTTACAATTCGACCAACGCCAACATCAATTCGATCGATCATGGCTGCATAAGTCGCCATGCGGGAGTCCCATTCGATTTGCTCTTCTTTCGAAAGAGTCTCCCAGGCAACCGCTGCAGGGTCGCGATCGGACAATTTGCAATTGAGCAATCCAGAGTCGAGCTGCTTCTGGTGTCGCCTGATGCGAAGCTCATCCCAACCCATCCGATATTTGCCAAGATATTTTGCAACATCTTCCGCTTTGGCATGCAGGGGAAAGTGAGGAGCAGTATGTGCCAGATACAAAAAGAAAGGTTTCTCAGAATCGTTTTGCTGATGTTCTTTGAGACGTCGAATGGCCTGGTCGGTAAATGCAGTCGTGACGTAATAATCGGGATCCTGATCACCCGGTCGTTCAATGCGTTGTTTGTCATCGAACAATAATTTCGGATTGTGAAAATTGTCCTGCCGAAGCATCAAATAGGAATGATCGTACCCTCGTGCGAGTGGCCAGGTTTCATTATGCAGCGGTCCACGGCTGTTGAGGTGCCACTTGCCGACATGGTAGGTGCGATATCCAACTGTCTTGAGGAGTTCGGGAATCATCCGAGCGGATTGTGGAACCACTCCCGTGTATCCAGCGGGAGCATTCGGCCCAAAGTTCATTGCCATGTTGACCTGATGAGGATAAAGGCCAGTCATTAAGGCAGCGCGTGTCGGCCAGCATCGAGCGGTGTTGTAGAACTGAGTGAACTTCAAACCATTGTCAGCCAGTGCATCGATATTGGGGGTCTCAATTTCGCTGCCGTAGCAACCAAGATCAGAAAATCCCATATCGTCCGCTAAAATCACAACGATGTTAGGTGATGCAGGCTGGGCAAATATCGTTCCCGAAAGCGGTGAGAGTCCAACGAAGAAACTGACAAGGAACAGAAATTGGAAATGCTGTTTTAGATTGAGCATGGAGCTTCTTTCCAGTGTTATGAGGAAAAGAAAATCGACTTCAGGATTGTAGCACCCTGAAATAGAGAGGCTCCAGTCAGTAAAGCGTTCTGCTTGAAAAAAATGATTCAGAGTTTCCTCTTGACCGACTGGCTCGAATTCAACCAGTCCTCTAGCGTCATACCCGCTCGTTCAGCAGCCAGTTGATTTCCATGAAGATGACGTTGTGGGATTCGATCTGTAAACGACTTCTTTTTGATATCAATAGTTTCAACTCCGGTCCACAGCTCAGTAATCATCTCCACAGTACCACCATCTGATTGTATTTTCTTATCACTTGCGATCAGAAAATAACCGGAAACACCAACCAGAGTCAGCAGGCCAAACAAAATTAGGTCACGTCGGCCTGGCTGATGATTATTGATCAGGGGTTGAGCGGTTTCGAATTCCTCGAAGAACAGATTTGAATTCGAATCGCTCTCCATCTTATCGACCATCATTTCCACCTTTGCACGAGTGCAATTGAGGACAATAAAATTCAAATTTGTGGGGAAATCCACTGTGTAAAACAGAGAAGATTGCATGTTTCACAAAACGACAATTTATTTAAGTTGACACACGAAATCCATTTCGTCCAGACCAGCTTCTAAAAGCTTGTAGAAATTAACAAACTCCTTGTTCAAACCACTTTGGGAATTGAATGGCAGGTTCAATGAAATTTTTACTCCTCGTTTCAGGCTTCAATTGAAATCATTTGCACACTCAACTCAAGTGGTTCTCCGGCGAGGGGATGATTGGTATCGAGAGTTGCTTCTTCCTCACCCAGTTGAACAACCCAGGCATTCACTGCGTACCCCTGAATCGTTGTCGATAATTGATCGCCTTTTTGAATGCCGGACGGAAGGCAACCTCGAGGAACTGTCATCTGGCGTAAGTGGTCTCGCAACCCAAAACTTTCCTGAGGATCGAGTTTGATGGTTTTCTCCTCGCCCGGCTGCATTCCAATAATTTGTTTGCGGAATAAGGGGAGAAAGTGTTCATCAGCCAGATTCATGACCAGCGGTTTTCGCCCCGAAGTGTCTTCAATGACTCCCCCATCACGCGTGCTGGCTCGATAGTGGATAGTGACGGTATCTGTTTCAATGGCGATCTTCTGCATAAAATTCACTCCAGAGTTCCTCATAGGACCGTACCGGTCGCAAGTATTGTACGAGAGATTCAATTTGTATTTGCAGCTATTGCGGCAGCAATGTCAATGTATTGCTCCGAGTTGCTTCTGTGCCTGAGAATTACGATAATCAATGGATGCAGATTGTATCAATTGTGCCGATTCTCAAACTTAGCGTAGGTTAGGTTCTAGTCAGAAGTTTGAAATTGGAGAGTTTTTGAAAAAAAAGATCGCATCCCGCTGTCGACTCAGTCATGATTGACAATGAAAGTTTTATTGCTAGCCGCTGAAAACATGTGTTGCTTTCCTGCCTCACGATTTTGATTTTTGATGCAATAACAGAACCTCATTCTTCGTCTTCGCTTGGAGGATATTTGAATAAACTCCTGATATACAGGCATATGACTGCTTGTGTGCAGGTCACGAGATTATTTGCAATCACTTGGCGCAATATGTGCCACAGAGTAAGTGACATATTGATTGAACGAGAAGTCCAGAGCGACTGAACACAGTTTACACCAATGACATTATTTTTGGGACGATGAGGCCAGGGACCAGCCTCGTGATACGGGATACAAATAACTGGAAGGATTCACAGCGAGTCGTTTCGTACTCGGGGATGGAAAAAGTATGGCGCTGAAGTTGACCGCTGACTCATACATGGCTGGTGTTCGCGCCAGTGGATTAGTCGAACAGAAACTGTTGGACAATACACTGGCTGAGCTGAAACGTCATGGCCGAAAACTGGATGATGCGGATGACATTTCCAGCGAGTTCCTCAAACGGGGACTGATTACCGAATGGCAGGCCGAGAAACTGTTGCAAGGACGGCACAAAGGTTTCGTCCTCGGACGTTATAAGCTGATGAATCTTCTTGGCCGCGGCGAAATGAGTGCCGTCTACATGGCTGAACATATCGCCATGCAGCGAAAGTGCGCCATTAAAGTGCTTCCTGCGAACCGCGTGAAAGATACTTCCTATCTGGGGCGATTTCAGCGGGAAGCCCGAGCGGTCGCCACTCTGGATCATCCGAACATTGTCCGTGCTTACGATGTGGATCAGCAAAACGAAGGGGGAGCTGAAATTCACTTCCTGGTCATGGAATATGTCGAAGGCCAGAGCATCGAAAAGCTGGTCAACAGCAAAGGACCAATGCCATTCGTCGAAATCGCTGACATCATTCGTCAAGCTGCCGAAGGGCTATTCCATGCTCACAATGCTGGCCTTGTGCATCGAGACATCAAGCCCGGCAACCTGCTGGTCAGTCAAAATGGAACTGTTAAGTTACTCGATCTCGGGCTGGCTCGATTTTTCAAAGAAGACGGGGAAGAATCGCTAACGATTAAGCATGATGAAAAAGTCCTCGGAACAGCTGATTATCTGGCTCCTGAGCAGGCCGTCGACAGCCACAATGTCGACCAGCGGGGAGACATTTACAGCCTGGGATGCACGTTCTATTTTGCATTGACCGGTCATCCTCCTTTTACTGACGGAACCCTTGTACAACGTTTGCTCGCTCATCAGACACGTCAGCCCCCTTCGATTAAGGTCGATCGTCCGGACATTCCAGACAGCCTGCTGGCAATCGTCGAAAAAATGATGGCCAAGAAACGGGAAGATCGCTATCAAACGGCTCGCGAATTGGCCGATGATCTCACTCGCTGGCTCGGTCAAAACGGCAGTGATGACTGGAAACAGAAAAATATCCATCTGATCAGCATGTTGTATGGGACAGAACATGCTCGGGGCATGATGAACGCAGATCAACCGGCAGAGAAAAAGCCAAGCGTGAGTGATGAAGTTCGCCGGCGAAACAATATTCGACCAAAAGAACGCTCGCTGGAGGACTCCACACTCAGTCAGGCAAATACTTCTGCTCGACCACAACGTCGACCAGCTTCAGAGGGAGGCCCCAAACGCCGCCGTCCCATGCCTGCAAAAGGTTCGGTTGCCGGTCGCAATGTCGCACATACGGCCAAGCGTCAACTGGCTGAAGCCAAGGCTGTCAAAAATGAACTTCCCTGGGTTTTGATTATTATTGCTCTGGTCCTACTGACGATTGCGATCACATTTGGCGTTGCTTACTGGATGTTCTCCGGCAATAACACACCTAAAACGACATCGACTCAAACGATTGAGACGGTTATAGCGACCACTTCGAATCGAAACGTATGATCTTCTCTCTTTCGAGGGAAAGCGAGTTGCTCAAATTCTGTTTTCAAGCTTCAATTGCGTTATCAGCAATGATGCCAAACGGCAACACATCGCAAACGATGTTGCCGATAAGCCACTTGGCTGCCGGGCGGCTGGTCTCTCTTTGTTTTGTCGGTGTCGGATTGAGTGCATTCGTGTTGCGAACGAATCCTCAATCGCGTGCGACCCGCCAAGCGCGGCATTGCAACCCGCGTCGTACAGGAATTACCGGACGTGCGCACGAACGGCCCGTGTCTCTGACACGCGGTCGTTTTTTTATGCGCCAATTTCATTTACTTCGTTAAATTGACTCTCATAAAACATAAGAAAAAAGCCGCAACTCAATCAAGAATGCGGCTTTGCATGAGACAACTTTTCAAATGAAAAACGGAACCATCCAGCTGTTGCAGAGGTCGTAAGATCTCGCGATTTCAACTTAGCCATTTTTAAATGATTTTGCAGTTCATTTTTGAATCTGCTGTAGATCGGGTATTAAAATTCGCCGATGACTTTTCCGTCGTTCCGGACGCTCAAATTATGCCATGTGCCCAGGTCGATGTTTTCGCTGATGCTACGGACCGACCCGTCCATCAGTTGTGCGTTGACGGTTCCCTTATGATAGGAACGAGATGTCACAACTGCATACGTCGGATCCGTACAGGCTTTGGCTTCACGACAGTTTGTGAAATCTCCATCAGGGGCAGTCGTTCCTCCACCAGAAACCTGCACCGTAGTGTTGGGTGTGAATGTTGAAGTGAAGCCAGTCTGATGAACTCGCCCATCAACCCATTCCGTGTGCCCACTGCTACCGTCTGCTCCAAATCCACCACCAGTTTTCAGATCTTCTCCATCCCATGTGGTTAAATTCGGGACAGAGGGCATCGGTTCGCTCGTCGAAGTGATTGGTGCACTGCCGCTTGCAGATGATCTCACGTAAGGAGAGAACGCTTTAACTTCTGCAAAAGAAATCGTATTGGTCAAGCCATCTGTAAAATCCCGATCAGCCCAGCTGCTGTTTGGTGCAAATGCTCCGTTCCCTTTGCTGAAATTGCTGTTGTTCCAGACAAACCAAGGGCCAGCGTTATAGCCATAGGATGTGGGGTAATGGGTGTTGGATCTTGGCTTATCGCCAATATCTGAAGGGCATAAATAGATTGCGACGCGAACATTTGCAGGAGGCGCTCCGCTCTCATCATAAGAATCCTCGAAGTCTGCGAGGTCGTAAAGTGAGGCTTGCTCCACAAATGGCATGATGCGAGCATGAATCGACCATTGTCCGCCGGGAGTTCCAGCCTGGTCCATACAGATTGCAGGCGGGAAAACGGTATAGGTATCCAGATAATTATGGAGTGCCAGGCCGATTTGCTTCAGATTATTTTTACACGAACTTCGACGAGCCGCCTCACGCGCCTGCTGGACAGCTGGAAGTAATAATGCCACCAGAATAGCGATGATCGCGATGACTACTAGCAATTCGATAAGAGTAAAAGCTTTCCGAATGGTAAACACGCTACGATTAGGTGAGTTGTTCATTGAAACCTCAGGAGTGGCACGTGGCAATATTGGCATTGAGACTCAGTCTCAGGGCTTTCAGTATACTTATTGAACATTCTATGTCAAACCTGCTCGAAATAAGTGAGAAAAGAATTCTCAGAATTTGACGACGAAACGATGCGGAATGAACCCAACCGGCAGGTGAAATGTTTAATAACACCTTTTTATTTAAGGACTTAGGGATTTCTCTGGGATTCGGACATCATCTGGATTCATTGAGCCTTTCCATGCTAAACTCCCAGGAATATTCATCATTAAAATTATAGGGGGAGTTTCTCATTCATAAAAATAAATGGTTTCAACTGATAATTGGCATTTTCGTCACAGCTCTTTGCCTGTGGTGGGCTGTGCGGGACGTTAACTGGTCAGAAGTTGGCCAGCAGTTCTCGAAAGCCAGATACGAGAGTGTGCCAGTGTATGTTTTTTTTCTAGGCCTGTTTTTCGCATTCAAAACGATCCGCTGGGCTTGGCTGTTAAAGCCGGTGAAGTTCCTGAAACCAGGTAAAGTCCTCGGGCCGCTAATGGTCGGATTTATGGGGAATAATATCCTGCCTGCCCATCTCGGTGAGTTCTTTCGAGTCTTCCTGCTCTCCCGACAGGAAAAAATCGCTGCTGGAGCCGTGCTCTCCAGTGTCGCCATAGAACGTGTACTGGATATTATTGCCGTTTTACTACTGGTTGGTGTTGGCATGCTGGCCGTAAAGGATGTACCAACTGCGATATCCACAGGATTTTTCTATGTCGGACTGATCGCACTGGCGATGGTTGTGGTTTTGGCTTTAGCGGTGATATTTATTCAGCCAGCTGTTTCCCTGGCCTGCTGGTTGATACATCGACTTCCCGTAAAAAGCACCTGGAAAGGTCATCTTGAAGAGCTGATTCGTGCAGCCGCTGCTGGTGCCAGTGTGTTACGGGATGGAAAGCTTCTGGTGCTGTTAATGACCAACTCTGCTCTGCAGTGGAGTTTCAACTGTGCAATGATTGCCGTTTCGCTCTGGAGTTTTGGGATCCATGTGCCGTTCTCTGCAACATTGATTCTGCTCGGTGTCCTCGTTTTCGCGGTGACGATCCCTTCTTCCCCCGGTTTTTTTGGTGCGATTCAGGTCGCTTTTGTCGAAACTTTAAAAATCTTTGGTGTGCCAGCCTCCACGGCTTTTGCCGCTTCGATTTACTATCATCTAATTCAGTATGTCCTCGTGACAGCAGTCGGTTTCTGGTTCCTGGGGCAATCCGGATTCTCCCTCTCCCGCTTACAGGATGGTGCAGAACATATCGAAGAGCAGGAGCTGGAAGTCAGTTGAAAAACTCCTTGTTGACCAGAAGTGAGCAAAAACTTACATTCTCGATACTGCGGCAGTTTTTCACTCTGAACTTACTTATGTTGCAACCGTAAGTTGGGTTAGCGGAACGCGTAACCCAACAATTTTGATTTATACTAGTGGTTTGTTCCGATTAATACTTCGGGTTGTGTGCCACAGGCTCCGCCAGCGCAAGTCGAATTAAAGTATAAAGTTACAATGCACTGGCAAAGCCATTGCCACCCTGATATTAAAGTAGAACAGAGCATTAGAACTGTGATTTTGAAACACCCGTTGGGTTACGCTTCGCTAACCCAACCTACATTTTGGCTTGATCAAACTTCGAGTCTCATTCCGTCAGGCAATGCCTGGCCAGCAGCTTTGCGTTTCCTCTGCAATTAAAGCGAGTCCAACATGAATTATGGAGAAGATGTTCCGGTCGCGCCGATGACGGCTCGCGGTAAAGGCTGGCCTTGTTTGCGTCAGTTTTGTGTCTTCATGGAAAATCAGGTTGGGCGACTGCACGAATTATTTCGTTTGATTGAGCGAAACGAACTGCGAGTCATCGCGATGAGTGTTGTCGACTCGGCTGATTTCTCCACCGTCCGCTTAATGGTCGATGATGCCGATCGTGCTCGCGAGATTTTTTCACTCTCGAATTTCAACTGGTTCGAAAACGATGTTGTCGGCGTCTGCCTGCCGGACGATCCTCAACCGCTTGTCCGCGTCTGTCTGGCATTAATGCAAGCCGAACTAAATATCCGCTACACCTATCCCTTACTGTTTCGTCGGGGTGGTCGTGGAGCGATTGCGATTTCCGTTGATGATATTGATCAAGCCACGAAAATCCTTAAGGATCGCGGGCTGGAAATCATTACCGAAGACGACCTTAAGGACGATGACAATTACTTCTTCTGATGCGATCCCGATTCCCGCTAAACGCAGTCTGAAGTCCCTCGGTTTATTCATTGCAAAATGGGGACTGTTCGTTGCGGTTCTCTATTTTGTGATTCGCTACGGAGTCGATCAGTGGAAAACGCTCGACCTGCGAAATGTGCAATGGTCCCCCGGCTGGCTTGCAGCAGCGATGATCGTCTATTTCTTTTCCTGGATTCCAGCGGCCTGGGTCTGGGGGGAACTGCTTCGGTCTGCGGGTTCTAAATTAGGATTTTATCCCCTGGTCCGTGCCCATTTCTGCGGGCACGTCGGTAAGTACATTCCCGGTAAAGCTCTCTCGCTCGTCATTCGGGCGGCTCTGGTTCGCGAACATGAAGTGCCATTAAGTATGGCAGGCTTAATGGCGACTGTGGAAACTCTCATCACTATGGCAACGGGGGTCATTGTTACCGTCGTCTTGCTTCCCTTATTAATCGGACAGGCAGACACTCAGGGAATCGCAACCGCCCTTCCCGTCCTGGCGCCCGTTCTGGATGCACCATCCTGGCAACGCTGGACCGCTGCCGGTTTGATCCTCGCATTTGCAATTGCCACCATTCCCATCTTTACACGACTGCTGGCCTTAGCCACAAAAAAGCTCTCTCGGAAAATCGATTCCGC from Rubinisphaera italica includes the following:
- a CDS encoding lysylphosphatidylglycerol synthase transmembrane domain-containing protein, producing the protein MFVTALCLWWAVRDVNWSEVGQQFSKARYESVPVYVFFLGLFFAFKTIRWAWLLKPVKFLKPGKVLGPLMVGFMGNNILPAHLGEFFRVFLLSRQEKIAAGAVLSSVAIERVLDIIAVLLLVGVGMLAVKDVPTAISTGFFYVGLIALAMVVVLALAVIFIQPAVSLACWLIHRLPVKSTWKGHLEELIRAAAAGASVLRDGKLLVLLMTNSALQWSFNCAMIAVSLWSFGIHVPFSATLILLGVLVFAVTIPSSPGFFGAIQVAFVETLKIFGVPASTAFAASIYYHLIQYVLVTAVGFWFLGQSGFSLSRLQDGAEHIEEQELEVS
- a CDS encoding DUF1559 domain-containing protein, which codes for MNNSPNRSVFTIRKAFTLIELLVVIAIIAILVALLLPAVQQAREAARRSSCKNNLKQIGLALHNYLDTYTVFPPAICMDQAGTPGGQWSIHARIMPFVEQASLYDLADFEDSYDESGAPPANVRVAIYLCPSDIGDKPRSNTHYPTSYGYNAGPWFVWNNSNFSKGNGAFAPNSSWADRDFTDGLTNTISFAEVKAFSPYVRSSASGSAPITSTSEPMPSVPNLTTWDGEDLKTGGGFGADGSSGHTEWVDGRVHQTGFTSTFTPNTTVQVSGGGTTAPDGDFTNCREAKACTDPTYAVVTSRSYHKGTVNAQLMDGSVRSISENIDLGTWHNLSVRNDGKVIGEF
- a CDS encoding lysylphosphatidylglycerol synthase transmembrane domain-containing protein, whose translation is MTITSSDAIPIPAKRSLKSLGLFIAKWGLFVAVLYFVIRYGVDQWKTLDLRNVQWSPGWLAAAMIVYFFSWIPAAWVWGELLRSAGSKLGFYPLVRAHFCGHVGKYIPGKALSLVIRAALVREHEVPLSMAGLMATVETLITMATGVIVTVVLLPLLIGQADTQGIATALPVLAPVLDAPSWQRWTAAGLILAFAIATIPIFTRLLALATKKLSRKIDSASTAELHLPYRTVGKWMLVLAGGWFLNGCSLGLVLMSLGISPDLANSPLLWTCAVAGATSLGFLVLFAPGGLGVREAILIGVLQLSPQIDASFAVVAAVLLRLISFLSEVLFTLLLYSVSGKRVWKPESQSDD
- a CDS encoding acetolactate synthase, which translates into the protein MNYGEDVPVAPMTARGKGWPCLRQFCVFMENQVGRLHELFRLIERNELRVIAMSVVDSADFSTVRLMVDDADRAREIFSLSNFNWFENDVVGVCLPDDPQPLVRVCLALMQAELNIRYTYPLLFRRGGRGAIAISVDDIDQATKILKDRGLEIITEDDLKDDDNYFF